The following proteins are co-located in the Paludibaculum fermentans genome:
- a CDS encoding alpha/beta fold hydrolase, protein MTAVTTPASTRFPVHYRTVQVNGLDIFYREAGPESAPVILLLHGFPTSSNMFRNLIPRLAGQFRVVAPDYPGFGQSSMPNHKEYSYTFENLANVTDGFVHALGLTRFAMYVMDYGAPVGYRLALRHPERVQALIVQNGNAYEEGLLEFWDPIKKYWGDPTPENRAGLHFLVDPKSTRWQYENGVADTSLLDPTTWLVDQVGLDRPGNLDIQMDLMLSYGTNVPLYPEFQAFFRQYQPPTLIVWGKNDYIFPADGAPPYQRDLKHVETHMLDTGHFALETHGEEIAARIELFLATRTPAR, encoded by the coding sequence ATGACCGCAGTGACAACGCCGGCAAGCACCCGGTTTCCGGTGCACTACCGGACAGTTCAGGTGAACGGCCTGGACATCTTCTACCGTGAGGCGGGGCCGGAGTCGGCTCCGGTGATCCTGCTCCTGCACGGATTCCCAACCTCGTCGAATATGTTCCGCAACCTGATCCCGCGGCTCGCCGGACAGTTCCGGGTAGTGGCTCCGGACTACCCGGGGTTCGGCCAGAGCAGCATGCCAAACCACAAGGAGTACTCTTACACGTTCGAGAATCTGGCGAATGTCACGGACGGCTTTGTACACGCGCTGGGCCTTACCAGGTTTGCCATGTATGTCATGGATTACGGCGCTCCGGTTGGATATCGCCTGGCACTGCGGCATCCTGAGCGGGTACAGGCGCTGATTGTGCAGAACGGCAATGCGTACGAAGAGGGGTTGCTCGAATTCTGGGATCCGATCAAGAAATACTGGGGTGATCCGACGCCCGAGAACCGCGCCGGTCTGCACTTCCTCGTCGATCCCAAGTCGACCCGCTGGCAGTACGAAAACGGGGTGGCGGACACCAGCCTGCTGGACCCGACAACCTGGTTGGTGGATCAGGTGGGCTTGGACCGCCCGGGGAATCTGGATATCCAGATGGACCTGATGCTGTCCTACGGAACGAACGTGCCGCTCTATCCGGAGTTTCAAGCCTTCTTCCGGCAGTATCAGCCCCCGACACTGATTGTCTGGGGCAAGAACGACTACATCTTCCCGGCGGATGGAGCCCCTCCATATCAGCGCGATCTCAAGCATGTGGAGACCCACATGCTCGACACTGGTCACTTCGCCCTGGAGACGCACGGCGAGGAGATCGCGGCACGAATCGAGCTGTTCCTGGCGACTCGGACTCCGGCGCGCTAG
- a CDS encoding pyridoxamine 5'-phosphate oxidase family protein has translation MAHHFGSLVFTPLVKALQERYGSRRRYARLEAGAPSSDRLGPDESAFIAERDSFYMATVGATGWPYVQHRGGPKGFLKVIDDQTIAFADFRGNLQFVSTGNIGTDNRVALILVDYPSQGRLKILGRAEVFEGEQLVSWIKRLREPGYQAVIERAYVIRIEGFDWNCTQHITPRFTADQIQEALEPFERRLQELEQQNKALREQLNQKHDA, from the coding sequence ATGGCACATCACTTCGGATCGCTTGTTTTCACCCCGCTTGTCAAAGCGCTGCAGGAAAGGTATGGCAGCCGGCGTCGGTATGCCCGGCTGGAGGCGGGGGCGCCCTCCTCTGATCGTCTGGGCCCTGACGAATCAGCCTTCATAGCCGAGCGGGACAGTTTCTACATGGCCACCGTAGGTGCGACTGGGTGGCCCTATGTCCAGCATCGCGGTGGCCCCAAGGGGTTTCTCAAGGTGATCGATGATCAGACGATTGCTTTCGCCGATTTCCGGGGCAATCTGCAGTTCGTCAGCACGGGCAACATTGGTACCGACAACCGGGTAGCCCTCATCCTGGTCGACTATCCAAGCCAGGGCAGGTTGAAGATACTGGGGCGGGCGGAGGTCTTCGAAGGTGAGCAACTGGTCAGTTGGATCAAGCGGCTCCGCGAACCTGGCTATCAGGCCGTGATCGAACGGGCTTACGTGATCAGGATTGAAGGATTCGATTGGAACTGCACGCAGCACATTACGCCTCGCTTTACTGCTGATCAGATCCAGGAAGCGCTGGAGCCCTTCGAACGGCGTCTCCAGGAACTGGAGCAGCAGAATAAAGCCCTGCGTGAGCAACTCAATCAGAAGCACGACGCATAG